TGGACGACCACGCTCGACACCAGCAAGGCCCCGTTCTGGAAGTGGTTCGTCGGCGGGAAGATCAATGTCAGCTACAACTGCGTCGACCGCAACCTGGAGAAGAATCGAAACAAGGCCGCGATCATCTTCGTTTCCGAGAACGAAGCCGACCCTCCCGTTGCCGTCACCTATCAGGATCTCTACATCCGTGTCAATGAGATGGCCGCCCTGCTGCGCGACTTCTGTGGACTGAAGACGGGCGACCGCGTGACCATCCACATGCCCATGGTCGCGGAGCTTCCGATCACCATGCTCGCCTGCGCCCGCCTCGGGGTGATCCACTCCGTCGTCTTCGGCGGCTTCAGCGGGGAGGCGTGCGGGAGCCGGATTGCTGACTCCGGCAGCCGAGTCCTCATCACCATCGACGGCTACTATCGGAGCGGCAAGGTCATCGACCACAAGGCGAACGCCGACATCGCGGTCCGCAAAGCCCAGGAGGATGGGACCAAGGTCGAGAAGGTCCTCGTCTGGAAGCGATTCCCCGACAAGTCCGCCTCCGCGACTCCCATGGTCGAGGGTCGGGACTTCATGGTGAACGACGTCCTGAAGCAGTTCACCGGAAAGCTGGTCGATCCCGTCTCGATGCCGGCCGAGGCTCCTCTGTTCCTCATGTACACGAGCGGCTCCACGGGCAAGCCCAAGGGCTGCCAACACTCCACCGGTGGGTACCTCGCGTACGTAACGGGGACGTCGAAGTACATCCAGGACATCCACCCGACCGATGTCTACTGGTGCATGGCCGATATCGGGTGGATCACCGGCCATTCGTACATCGTCTATGGCCCCCTCGCGCTGGCCGCGACCTCGGTCATCTACGAAGGGGTTCCGACGTACCCGGATGCGGGTCGAGTCTGGCGGATCGCCGAGCGGCTCGGCGTGAACATCTTCCACACGTCCCCGACCGCGATCCGAATGCTGCGGAAGCTCGGGCCGGACGAGCCGAAGAAGTACCACTATCGATTCAAGTCCATGACCACGGTCGGGGAGCCGATCGAGCCCGAGGCCTGGAAGTGGTACTACGAGGTCGTCGGGCAAGGACAGGCCGTGATCACCGACACATGGTGGCAGACCGAGAACGGCGGCTTCCTGTGCTCCACGAAGCCGGCGATGGATCCGATGAAGCCCGGAAGCGCCGGCCCACCCATGCTGGGCATCTACCCGATCATCTACGATGAGAAGGCGAAGGAGATTCCGGTGGGTGCGGGTAAGGCGGGGAACATCTGCATCCGCAATCCCTGGCCCGGCATCTTCCAGACGATCTGGGGGGATCCGGACCGGTACGTCGCGACCTACTATGCGAAGTATAACAAGAACAAGAACAGCACGGACTGGCGTGACTGGCCGTACTTCGCCGGCGACGGGGCCACTTGGGCGGCCGACGGCTACATCCGAATCCTGGGCCGCGTCGACGACGTCATCAACGTGGCGGGTCACCGCCTCGGAACGAAGGAGATCGAGTCGGCGTGCCTCACCGTGCCGGAGGTGGCCGAGGCGGCGGTCGTCCCGATCGTGGACCCGGAGCGGGGACGAGTTCCTGAGGTCTACATCGCCGTGAAACCCGGGGTCAAGGCGACTCCGGCGGAGATCTCCGCCAAGGTCACCCTCGCGATCGAGACGGTGATCGGGAAGATCGCACGCCCGCGCGTGGTCCGGGTCGTTCCGGACATGCCCAAGACCCGCTCGGGGAAGATCATGCGACGGGTCCTGGCCGCGATCTCCAACCAGATGGACTACGGGGACATCACGACCCTCGCCAACCCCGAGGTCGTGGAGCAGATCCGCGTCCAGGTCCAGGGTGCCGGGCCCGTGGTCAAGAAGACCGCGCCCGAGGACATCAAGGCCTTCGGCGCCGACGTCTAAGAACCGATTCCTCTGCGGCCGCCGGACCCCGGCGGCCGCCTCCCCTCGTTAGGCGAGCTCGGGGAGTGGGTTCAGGGGATCGAGGGCGACCGATCGTCCGAGGACGCAGGGACCCGGACCATCCGGATCCGACAGACCGGGCAGATCGGCGTCGTGCCATCCTCGGCGACTTCCCGTAGCTCCGGCTGAATGTCGACCTCTCGGGCCCCGCACCCCGGGCAGATCCACACCCAGCCCTCCGGTGCGATCGGCGCCGCCGTTCCCTGGGCGCGGGAGCCGCCGGAGG
The window above is part of the Thermoplasmata archaeon genome. Proteins encoded here:
- the acs gene encoding acetate--CoA ligase, which produces MAKAESESAGTDNESRLSEAEIAVHWKEEKLYYPNPRFIGQANLTDPTVKDRFAEKNFPECYREYADLLTWDKYWTTTLDTSKAPFWKWFVGGKINVSYNCVDRNLEKNRNKAAIIFVSENEADPPVAVTYQDLYIRVNEMAALLRDFCGLKTGDRVTIHMPMVAELPITMLACARLGVIHSVVFGGFSGEACGSRIADSGSRVLITIDGYYRSGKVIDHKANADIAVRKAQEDGTKVEKVLVWKRFPDKSASATPMVEGRDFMVNDVLKQFTGKLVDPVSMPAEAPLFLMYTSGSTGKPKGCQHSTGGYLAYVTGTSKYIQDIHPTDVYWCMADIGWITGHSYIVYGPLALAATSVIYEGVPTYPDAGRVWRIAERLGVNIFHTSPTAIRMLRKLGPDEPKKYHYRFKSMTTVGEPIEPEAWKWYYEVVGQGQAVITDTWWQTENGGFLCSTKPAMDPMKPGSAGPPMLGIYPIIYDEKAKEIPVGAGKAGNICIRNPWPGIFQTIWGDPDRYVATYYAKYNKNKNSTDWRDWPYFAGDGATWAADGYIRILGRVDDVINVAGHRLGTKEIESACLTVPEVAEAAVVPIVDPERGRVPEVYIAVKPGVKATPAEISAKVTLAIETVIGKIARPRVVRVVPDMPKTRSGKIMRRVLAAISNQMDYGDITTLANPEVVEQIRVQVQGAGPVVKKTAPEDIKAFGADV